Proteins from a single region of Haloplanus sp. GDY1:
- a CDS encoding zinc-dependent alcohol dehydrogenase — protein sequence MTGSVEDADETGTTLPTTGRSLYFTEPRTVSVEPEPVSAPGPDEVLVETRRSAVSSGTELLIYRGEMPRDLPADATLDSLDGDLSYPLKYGYAAVGEVVACGANVDESWRGRRVFAFHPHESHFLATPDALVPVPEDVSTETAALLPTAETATTLAMDGRPRVGERVVVFGAGMVGLVTTSVLSSFPLERLTVVEPVPHRREMATRLGADETLRPEAAATVGERGDPPGADLVYELSGSPETLDGAIDAVGYDGRIVVGSWYGRKRAETDLGGFFHRNRIDVSSSQVSTLAPDLRGRWTKERRLDVAWERLRGLATDRLVTHRIGVGSAGDAYRLLDDGPENALQVLLTYE from the coding sequence GTGACAGGGAGCGTCGAGGACGCCGACGAGACGGGGACCACCCTCCCCACGACCGGACGGTCGCTCTACTTCACCGAGCCACGGACGGTCAGCGTCGAACCGGAGCCGGTGAGCGCCCCCGGCCCCGACGAGGTGCTCGTCGAGACGCGCCGCTCGGCGGTGAGTTCGGGGACCGAACTCCTGATCTACCGTGGGGAGATGCCCCGCGACCTGCCCGCCGACGCGACGCTCGATTCGCTCGACGGCGACCTCTCCTACCCGCTGAAGTACGGCTACGCGGCCGTCGGGGAGGTGGTGGCCTGCGGCGCGAACGTCGACGAGTCGTGGCGCGGCCGGCGGGTCTTCGCCTTCCACCCCCACGAGAGCCACTTCCTCGCGACGCCGGACGCCCTCGTGCCGGTGCCGGAGGACGTCTCGACGGAGACGGCGGCCCTCCTGCCGACGGCGGAGACGGCGACGACGCTCGCCATGGACGGCCGGCCGCGGGTCGGCGAACGGGTCGTCGTCTTCGGCGCGGGCATGGTCGGCCTCGTCACGACGAGCGTCCTGTCGTCGTTCCCGCTGGAGCGGCTCACGGTGGTCGAGCCCGTCCCCCACCGGCGGGAGATGGCCACCCGCCTCGGCGCCGACGAGACGCTCCGGCCCGAGGCGGCGGCGACGGTGGGCGAGCGCGGCGACCCCCCGGGCGCGGACCTGGTTTACGAACTCTCGGGGTCGCCCGAGACGCTCGACGGCGCCATCGACGCCGTGGGGTACGACGGCCGGATCGTCGTCGGGTCGTGGTACGGGCGCAAGCGCGCCGAGACGGACCTCGGGGGCTTTTTCCACCGGAACCGGATCGACGTGTCGTCGAGTCAGGTGAGCACGCTCGCGCCCGACCTCCGGGGTCGGTGGACCAAGGAACGGCGGCTGGACGTGGCGTGGGAGCGCCTCCGGGGACTGGCGACCGACCGCCTCGTCACCCACCGGATCGGCGTCGGGAGCGCCGGGGACGCCTACCGACTGCTGGACGACGGCCCCGAGAACGCGCTGCAGGTGTTGCTCACCTACGAGTAG
- a CDS encoding 6-pyruvoyl trahydropterin synthase family protein, with product MYRLSVSRDFVAQHFLTVPDPGPEGEVHSHHFEVAVRFAGPDLNEYGYLVDIDAVDAALDDLEARYRDALLNDLPEFEGANPSVERFARVFGDRFVEHVPTDHPTRLTVRMWEDEDAWASHERAL from the coding sequence ATGTATCGGCTCTCGGTGTCGCGGGACTTCGTGGCCCAACACTTCCTCACGGTCCCCGACCCCGGCCCCGAAGGCGAGGTGCACAGCCACCACTTCGAGGTGGCGGTGCGCTTCGCCGGCCCCGACCTCAACGAGTACGGCTACCTCGTCGACATCGACGCCGTCGACGCCGCCCTCGACGACCTGGAGGCCCGCTATCGCGACGCGCTCCTGAACGACCTGCCGGAGTTCGAGGGGGCGAACCCGAGCGTCGAGCGCTTCGCGCGGGTCTTCGGCGACCGGTTCGTCGAGCACGTTCCCACCGACCACCCCACGCGCCTGACCGTCCGGATGTGGGAGGACGAGGACGCGTGGGCCAGCCACGAGCGCGCGCTGTGA
- a CDS encoding class I SAM-dependent methyltransferase produces the protein MNHADEGYLEAKRTVDERALDRRVRDRLLDELPAAPRVLEAGCGTGVTVPRLVAWGVTDGEYRGVDRDAATVERARALRAAELDADADADGEGFRVDDLTVRFEAGDALDAFAGERADLVVAAAFLDLVPVDEALDAFASALAPGGLVYAPITFDGETVFQPDHPADDAVVAAYHDAIDDEPGRDARAGRHLLDRCRARDGALLAAGASDWIVHPRDGGYPADERRFLGAILSFVEEAVDGVPGAEDWLRTRRRQLDSGTLTYVAHGYDVLYRPG, from the coding sequence ATGAACCACGCCGACGAGGGGTATCTGGAGGCGAAGCGCACGGTCGACGAGCGCGCGCTGGACCGGCGGGTGCGTGACCGCCTCCTCGACGAACTCCCGGCGGCGCCGCGGGTGCTTGAGGCCGGCTGTGGCACCGGCGTCACCGTCCCCCGTCTCGTGGCGTGGGGCGTGACCGACGGCGAGTACCGGGGAGTCGACCGCGACGCCGCCACCGTCGAGCGCGCCCGGGCGCTGCGGGCGGCGGAACTCGACGCCGACGCCGACGCCGACGGCGAGGGATTCCGCGTCGACGACCTGACCGTCCGGTTCGAGGCGGGCGACGCCCTCGACGCGTTCGCCGGCGAGCGGGCGGACCTCGTCGTCGCGGCGGCGTTTCTGGACCTCGTGCCCGTCGACGAGGCGCTCGACGCCTTCGCGTCGGCGCTGGCGCCCGGCGGCCTGGTGTACGCGCCGATCACCTTCGACGGCGAGACGGTCTTCCAGCCCGACCACCCGGCCGACGACGCCGTCGTCGCGGCGTATCACGACGCCATCGACGACGAACCGGGGCGGGACGCCCGGGCGGGCCGGCACCTGCTCGACCGCTGCCGGGCGCGGGACGGCGCCCTGCTGGCGGCCGGCGCGTCGGACTGGATCGTCCACCCCCGCGACGGCGGCTACCCCGCGGACGAGCGCCGCTTCCTCGGAGCGATCCTCTCGTTCGTCGAGGAGGCGGTCGACGGGGTGCCGGGAGCCGAGGACTGGCTCCGAACCCGCCGCCGACAGCTCGATTCGGGGACGCTGACCTACGTGGCCCACGGGTACGACGTGCTCTACCGGCCCGGGTGA
- a CDS encoding DUF7475 family protein: MSSTSTFETASLTRLHWFGVALAAVTGLVHLYFGVLAIDTLQGVSFVLAGVAFFVAILLLLVGYRRRLLYLVGIPFTGVQILLYFYLNWPNVLGPGGIGDKVVQVTLIAVLVVLYRREA; encoded by the coding sequence ATGTCGTCCACGTCCACCTTCGAGACGGCGTCGCTCACCCGCCTCCACTGGTTCGGCGTCGCGCTGGCGGCCGTCACCGGCCTCGTCCACCTGTACTTCGGCGTCCTCGCCATCGACACTCTCCAGGGCGTCAGCTTCGTCCTCGCGGGCGTCGCCTTCTTCGTCGCCATCCTCCTCCTCCTGGTGGGGTATCGCCGCCGGCTCCTCTATCTCGTCGGGATTCCCTTCACCGGCGTCCAGATCCTCCTCTACTTCTACCTGAACTGGCCCAACGTCCTCGGCCCCGGCGGCATCGGCGACAAGGTGGTGCAGGTGACGCTGATCGCCGTCCTCGTCGTCCTCTACCGCCGGGAGGCGTAG
- a CDS encoding glycosyltransferase family 2 protein, translating into MGIEYVRRASDPAVSVVVPSVPASDHRPTMACLRAQAFDGDYEILLVDDGSVDRSEARNRGLEAASAGVVALTDDDTRPPADWLATAHAAFESDPALVCLEGPVYGGCRSFGPRHYVGCNLAVRRDAALDVGGFRSAFSEWREDVEFGWRMEAEAAGRCRFEESFRMCHPSVPRTAFDPALEARLKREYPERYDEVMDVTPTRRLYRRARAAGITQPLQRVRNAIKRRLRGECVGAAGSE; encoded by the coding sequence ATGGGCATCGAGTACGTGCGGCGGGCGAGCGATCCGGCCGTGTCGGTCGTCGTGCCGTCGGTGCCGGCCTCCGACCACCGGCCGACGATGGCCTGCCTGCGGGCACAGGCGTTCGACGGTGACTACGAAATCCTCCTCGTCGACGACGGGTCGGTCGACCGCTCGGAAGCCAGAAACAGGGGGCTGGAGGCGGCGTCGGCCGGGGTGGTGGCGCTCACCGACGACGACACCAGACCGCCGGCGGACTGGCTGGCGACGGCCCACGCCGCCTTCGAGTCGGATCCGGCGCTGGTCTGTCTGGAGGGTCCCGTCTACGGCGGCTGTCGCAGTTTCGGCCCGCGACACTACGTGGGGTGTAACCTCGCCGTCCGGCGGGACGCGGCCCTCGACGTCGGCGGCTTCCGGTCGGCGTTCTCCGAGTGGCGCGAGGACGTGGAGTTCGGCTGGCGGATGGAGGCCGAGGCGGCGGGTCGCTGTCGGTTCGAGGAGTCGTTCCGGATGTGCCACCCGTCGGTGCCACGGACGGCGTTCGACCCGGCGCTGGAGGCGCGGCTGAAGCGGGAGTATCCCGAGCGATACGACGAGGTGATGGACGTGACGCCGACGCGACGGCTCTATCGTCGGGCGCGGGCCGCGGGGATCACCCAGCCGCTCCAGCGGGTGCGAAACGCGATCAAGCGGCGGCTACGGGGGGAGTGCGTGGGGGCCGCCGGAAGCGAGTAG